A stretch of Usitatibacter palustris DNA encodes these proteins:
- a CDS encoding RnfH family protein has product MKVSIAIALPRRQEVIELDLPAGSTVADAVSAANVAQRYPEVEAAKWRTGIWSVERSGATVLREGDRVELYRELQADAKQMRRERVKVKRATRSRSGS; this is encoded by the coding sequence ATGAAGGTTTCCATCGCGATCGCGCTGCCGCGGCGCCAGGAAGTGATCGAACTCGATCTTCCGGCGGGCAGCACGGTGGCCGACGCGGTGTCCGCGGCCAACGTCGCGCAGCGTTACCCCGAGGTCGAGGCCGCAAAGTGGCGAACGGGGATCTGGTCGGTGGAGCGCAGCGGAGCGACGGTGCTGCGCGAGGGCGATCGCGTCGAGCTCTATCGGGAGCTGCAGGCGGACGCGAAGCAGATGCGGCGCGAGCGCGTGAAGGTCAAGCGCGCGACACGATCTCGAAGCGGATCTTGA